The sequence ATCTACTCGGCCAAACACCAGCATCAGCGCGCGGCAGCGCTTTATCAAAGGGCCTTGGCGATGCTCGAAAAGAAATTCGGGGAAACCCACCCGGAAACCTTGGACCTTCTGAATCGAATGGCCGGGACCTATTGCGCCTTAGGCCGCTACAGCGAAGCCCGGCCACTGTACGAAAGGGCCGTGCGGATTCTGGAAACCCAATTCGGCCGGCATCACCCGAAACTGGCCCTAGGCTTGGACCATCTCGCCGGCGTCCACCAGGCGCAGGGCCAGTTTGCCGAGGCGCTGCCCCTATACAAACGGGCCTTGGAAATCACCCAGGCGGCCCTGGGTTACGGGCATGAGCAAAGCCAAGCGCTGGCCGAGCATTACGCCCTTTGCCTGCAAACGATGGCCAGCGCCACCTCGCCCCTTCAGCGCAGCAGATAATCCAGCGCGATCCCCGCGAACACCGTGGCGCCGAACCAATGGTTGTTAAGGAAGGCTTTGAAGCAGTTGGCCTTCTCGCGGTGCCGCAGCAACCACTGCTGATAGGCCGCCAGCCCGGCGGCGCCGGCCAAGCCCAGGTCGAAAGGCCAGCCCAAGCCCGCCCCACGTCCCACACCGTAGAGGATCAGCAGCACCAGCACCTGCAGCAGGGCAAGGATCAGCCGATCCCATGCGCCGAACAGAATGGCCGTGGACTTGACGCCGATTTTGAGGTCGTCATCCCGGTCCACCATGGCATACTGGGTATCGTAAACCAGCGCCCACAACACGGTGGCCAGGTAGATCGGCCAGGCGATCCAGGGAAGGCCGCCGGTCTGCGCGGCGAAACTCATCGGCACCGCCCAGCCGAAGGCCAAGCCCAGATAGGCCTGCGGCCAGTGGGTATAGCGTTTGGTGAAGGGATAGGAGGCCGCCAGGAAGGCCCCCGGCACCGACAGGGCGATGGTCAGCGGGTTGAGCAGCAATACCAAGGCCAAGCCAGCCAGGCATAACACCACGAACAACCCCAGGGCCTCCCGCGGCGCTACCTCGCCGGCGGCGATGGGGCGCTGCCGGGTGCGCTCCACATGGGGATCGAAACCGCGATCGGCGTAATCGTTGATCACGCAGCCGGCCGCCCGCATCACCAGCGTCCCGGCGATGATCACCGAAACCACCTTCGGGGAGGGGTGGCCCTCCCCGGCGATCCACAGGGCCCACAGGGCCGGCCATAGCAACAGCCAGATGCCGATGGGCCGGTGGAAGCGCATCAGCCGCCAATAGGCATCCAGGCGGGCCCAGGCGGTACGGACGGGAACATGGTGGCTCATGGCCGAGACTCGAAGTGGAACAAGGACGGCAAGAAGACCTCCGCCACCAGCAGCGGGCCCTGGTCGAGGACATAGCGGGATCGGCGCCCCCAGGCACGGGTGCCGAGCTCCAACATCCCCACCCGCTCGGACCGCCAGGCGGCGGGATCGACCTCGGCCAGTTCGAAGCCGCTCCGCTCGAGGCGCGGGCTGGCGAACAGCAGTTCCCCCAAGGGGCGCTCGCCGAGCCGGGCCAATCCCCACAGGGGGCCGCGCAGGGTGCGGGTTGGGATGATACTGCGGGCCGCCACCAGGGGCCGGTCCTGCCATTGCAGCAAAACTTCCCGCACCAGCATCCGATGGGCCGCGGACAAATCCAGTGCCCGAGCCTCGTCAGGGAACGGCCGTGCCCACGTCTGGACCAAAAGGCGCAACCGAAACTCGGCGCCGCACAGGGCCTTGAGGCGGTGGGTCAAGGAACCGGGCTCGAACAACCACGCGGCCACCGCCGGGGGCACCGACCAGCGCGGATCGGCGGCGGGAACCCAGCGAGGGGGGCGGGAAAAAAGCTGGCTGGGGGCGGTCAAAGGAAAGGTCTCGCAACGAGCGGCGCGCATTGTAACCGCAAAGCCGTCTGCGCAGGCCCTGCCGCTCCACCGACCGGGGCGGAACTCGGGCCCTTGCCGCGCGGGATTGCCGCGCTGGGAGGCGAACAGGTTTGTTTGCTATGATTCAAACCCATTTGAGCAAACAGGTAGACCGCTATGGTAAGCATGGAAACCCCGATTTGCGAGTTCGGCAAGCCCGCCATCGACTTCGCGCTGCCCGGCGTGGACGGACGCACCTGGACGCTGGAACAATGCCGCGGCCCCAACGGCCTCCTGGTGATGTTCATCTGTAACCACTGTCCTTACGTCAAAGCGGTCCAGGAGCGCATCGTACGGGATACCAAAGAGCTCAAGGACTACGGCATCGGCAGCGTCGCCATCATGTCCAACGACCCAACCGATTATCCCGAGGATTCTTTCGACAACATGAAACGGGTGGCCGAACAGTTCGGCTATCCATTTCCCTATCTCTACGACGAAACCCAAGAAATCGCCAAGGCTTACGGGGCAGTCTGCACCCCGGACTTTTTCGGCTACAACAAGAACCTCGAACTGCAGTACCGCGGACGCTTGGACGCCAGCCGCAAGGAGACCGCCCCGCCGGATGCGCGGCGCGAGCTGTTCGAGGCCATGAAGCAGATCGCCTTGACCGGCCGTGGCCCGGAGCACCAGATCGCCAGCATGGGCTGCTCGATCAAGTGGCGCCGGTCCTGAACCCTCCGCGCCCAACCACAGGAGCCGTCCCATGGCGTTCAAACGTTTGACCGATCTGGAACTGGCCGGCAAGCGGGTGTTGATCCGCGAAGATCTCAACGTACCGGTGAAGGACGGCAAGGTGGTCAGCGACACCCGCATCCGTGCCAGCCTACCCACCCTCCGGCATTGCTTGAACGCCGGGGCCCGGGTCATGGTGATGTCCCACCTGGGTCGCCCAGAGGAAGGCCGCTTCGACGAGGAAAACTCGCTGAAACCGGTGGCCGAGCGCTTGTCGGAATTGCTGGGGCGGCCCGTGCCCCTGATCCGGGATTGGCTGGACGGGGTCGAGGTGGGTGTCGGCCAGTTAGCGCTGCTCGAAAACGTGCGTTTCAACCGGGGTGAGAAACAGGACAGCGAGGAGCTGGCCCGTAAGATGGCCGCTCTGTGCGACGTGTACGTGATGGATGCCTTCGGTACCGCCCATCGCGCCGAAGCCTCGACCCACGGGGTGGGGCGATTTGCCCCGGTGGCCTGCGCCGGCCTCCTGTTGGCCAGCGAGCTGGATGCCCTGGGCAAGGCCCTGCAACACCCCGAGCGGCCGCTCCTGGCCATCGTCGGCGGCTCCAAGGTGTCCACCAAGTTGAAGGTCCTGGACGCGCTGTCCAAGCAGGTGGACCGGCTGATCGTCGGCGGCGGTATCGCCAATACCTTCATCGCCGCGGCAGGCCATTCGGTGGGTAAATCCCTCTACGAGGCCGACCTGGTCCCGGAAGCCCAGCGCCTCATGGCCCAAGCCCAGGCCCGGGGCGGCGCGATCCCGGTGCCCAGCGACGTGGTGTGCGCCAAGGACCTGTCCGAGGCCGCCGCCGCCACCGTCAAACCGGTCGGCGAGGTGGCTGCGGACGACCTGATCCTCGACATCGGGCCGGAAACCGCCGCCCGTTATGCCGAATGGATTAAGTCTGCCGGCACCGTGGTCTGGAACGGACCGGTGGGGGTGTTCGAAATCCAGCAATTCAGCACTGGCACCGAGACCATCGCCCGCGCCATAGCGGAGTCCCAGGCATTCTCCATCGCCGGGGGTGGCGATACCCTGGCGGCCATGGAGAAGTACGGTATCCAGGATAAGGTGTCCTATGCCTCCACCGGCGGCGGTGCCTTCCTGGAGTTCCTGGAAGGGAAGAAGCTCCCAGCGGTGGCCATGCTGGAGGAACGCGCCTAAAGGCCAGGGCGAGCTCCCGGCCGTCCTCTCCCCCGCGCCGGCAACGGTCCGTTCCTGAACTCACCGGCCGGATTTCGGTCATGGTTAAGACTTTCGCCTGTTTACCCGGACTCCCGTTTCGGGTACAACTGCTGTGATTGTGGGTATTCATTTCAATTTCGCCATGCTTCGTTTAAGGAACCGATCGCAATGGCCCGAGTAACCGTCGAAGATTGCTTGAAAAATGTGGACAACCGTTTCCAGTTGGTGCTGTTGGCCGCCAAGCGCGCCCGCCACTTGGCCCGCCACCCGGAGGACGCCAAGGTGCCCTGGGAAAACGACAAGTGTACCGTGGTGGCCCTGCGGGAAGTGGCCGCCGAGCTGATCACCCGCGATTACCTCACCACGGCCCCCAAGGAGGACCGCTTTGCCATTGAGCGGCCCCCGCTCCCGGTGCGGGGGATGTCGATGTCCGATCTAGGCGACGAGGACTTCGACTGACCCGGGCGCCTCGCCCCGGGGGCGGACCGCCATGAATCAGCTGCTCCCCAAAGAAGCCACCGAACTCCCCCAGGAAAAGCTGATCCGCCGGCTGTGCACGGTTTTGTCCGGCTACCTCGAGCCAGCCCAGATCGATGAAGTCTATCGCGCCTACCTGCTGAGCGCCGCCGCCCACGAGGGCCAGTATCGGCTGAGCGGCGAACCCTACATCTGTCATCCGCTGGCGGTCGCCCTGATCCTCGCCGAGATGTGCATGGACGCCAAGGGCATCATGGCGGCACTGCTGCACGACGTCATCGAGGACACCCCGGTCACCAAGGAACAGCTGCGCCAGGAGTTCGGCGACGAGGTTGCCGAACTGGTGGACGGGGTCAGCAAGCTAACCCAGCTCGATTGCAAATCCCGGGCGGAAGCCCAGGCGCAGAACGTGCGCAAGATGGTCCTGGCGATGGTCAAGGACCTGCGCGTCATCATGGTGAAACTGGCGGATCGCCTGCACAACATGCGCACCCTGGGCACCATGTCCGCCGCCCGCCGGCGCCGCATCGCCCGGGAAACCCTGGACATCTACACCCCCATCGCCAGCCGCCTGGGCATGAACGAGGTGCGGCTAGAGCTCGAAGACCTCGGCTTCGCCGCCCTCTATCCCATGCGGGCCCGGGTTTTGGAGCAGGCCGTCAAGAAGGCGCGGGGCAATCGCAAGGAGGTAGTGGCCACCATTGAGCTGAGCATCCAGAAACGGCTCAGCGACGCCGGCCTCCCCCACGCCGAGGTCATGGGGCGCGAAAAGCACCTGTACAGCCTATACCAAAAGATGCGCACCAAGCGCGTCTCGTTCAACGAAGTGTACGACGTCTACGCCTTCCGCATCATCACCGACACGGTGGACGAATGCTATCGAGCGTTGGGCGTGGTGCATAACTTGTACAAACCGGTGCCGGGCCGGTTCAAGGACTACATCGCAGTACCCAAGGCCAACGGCTACCAATCCCTGCACACGGTGCTGGTCGGGCCTTACGGCCAACCTTTGGAGATTCAGATCCGTACCCGCGCCATGCACCACCTGGCTGAATCGGGCATCGCCGCTCACTGGCTGTACAAGAGCGAGCAGGGCGCCTACAGCCAGGACCGCGCCCACGAGTGGCTCCAGGACCTGTTGGAGATTCAGAAAAGCGCCGGCGACTCCCTGGAGTTCCTGGATAATCTTAAGATCGACCTCTTCCAACAGGAAGTCTACGTGTTCACGCCCAAGGGCAAGATCATCAAACTGCCCCGCGGCGCCACCCTGGTCGATTTCGCCTATGCGGTCCACACCGACATCGGCAACACCTGCGTCTCCGCCCGGGTGGATCGGATGCTCGCCCCCCTCCAGACGGTACTGGAAAACGGCTGGACCGTCGAGATCATCACCGCGCCCTGGGCCCGGCCCAATCCCCTGTGGCTCAACTTCGTCGCCACCGCCAAAGCCCGCGCCGCCATCCGCAGCTACCTGCGCAACTTCAAGACCCAGGAGGCGGTGGCGCTCGGCAAGCGGCTCCTGGAACAGGAACTCAACGCCCACGGCCAGCGGATCGACGATATCCCCCAGGAGCGCCTGGACGCCCTGCTCAAGCGCCTGGAACTCCCGTCCCGGGATGCCCTGCTGGAAGACATCGGGCTCGGCAACCGCCTCCCCTTCGTGGTGGTGCGGCAACTCATGCAGGTGGACGCCGATGCTACCGCCAACCCGACCGAGCGCTCTGCGCTCTCGCCCCTCATCATCAAAGGCACGGAAGGCATGGTGGTAAGCCTGGCCAAGTGCTGTCGCCCCATCCCCGGCGATCCCATCGTCGGTTTCTTCAATCCGGGG is a genomic window of Candidatus Methylocalor cossyra containing:
- the ubiA gene encoding 4-hydroxybenzoate octaprenyltransferase encodes the protein MSHHVPVRTAWARLDAYWRLMRFHRPIGIWLLLWPALWALWIAGEGHPSPKVVSVIIAGTLVMRAAGCVINDYADRGFDPHVERTRQRPIAAGEVAPREALGLFVVLCLAGLALVLLLNPLTIALSVPGAFLAASYPFTKRYTHWPQAYLGLAFGWAVPMSFAAQTGGLPWIAWPIYLATVLWALVYDTQYAMVDRDDDLKIGVKSTAILFGAWDRLILALLQVLVLLILYGVGRGAGLGWPFDLGLAGAAGLAAYQQWLLRHREKANCFKAFLNNHWFGATVFAGIALDYLLR
- a CDS encoding thioredoxin family protein, with the protein product METPICEFGKPAIDFALPGVDGRTWTLEQCRGPNGLLVMFICNHCPYVKAVQERIVRDTKELKDYGIGSVAIMSNDPTDYPEDSFDNMKRVAEQFGYPFPYLYDETQEIAKAYGAVCTPDFFGYNKNLELQYRGRLDASRKETAPPDARRELFEAMKQIALTGRGPEHQIASMGCSIKWRRS
- a CDS encoding chorismate--pyruvate lyase family protein, which produces MTAPSQLFSRPPRWVPAADPRWSVPPAVAAWLFEPGSLTHRLKALCGAEFRLRLLVQTWARPFPDEARALDLSAAHRMLVREVLLQWQDRPLVAARSIIPTRTLRGPLWGLARLGERPLGELLFASPRLERSGFELAEVDPAAWRSERVGMLELGTRAWGRRSRYVLDQGPLLVAEVFLPSLFHFESRP
- a CDS encoding phosphoglycerate kinase — its product is MAFKRLTDLELAGKRVLIREDLNVPVKDGKVVSDTRIRASLPTLRHCLNAGARVMVMSHLGRPEEGRFDEENSLKPVAERLSELLGRPVPLIRDWLDGVEVGVGQLALLENVRFNRGEKQDSEELARKMAALCDVYVMDAFGTAHRAEASTHGVGRFAPVACAGLLLASELDALGKALQHPERPLLAIVGGSKVSTKLKVLDALSKQVDRLIVGGGIANTFIAAAGHSVGKSLYEADLVPEAQRLMAQAQARGGAIPVPSDVVCAKDLSEAAAATVKPVGEVAADDLILDIGPETAARYAEWIKSAGTVVWNGPVGVFEIQQFSTGTETIARAIAESQAFSIAGGGDTLAAMEKYGIQDKVSYASTGGGAFLEFLEGKKLPAVAMLEERA
- a CDS encoding RelA/SpoT family protein is translated as MNQLLPKEATELPQEKLIRRLCTVLSGYLEPAQIDEVYRAYLLSAAAHEGQYRLSGEPYICHPLAVALILAEMCMDAKGIMAALLHDVIEDTPVTKEQLRQEFGDEVAELVDGVSKLTQLDCKSRAEAQAQNVRKMVLAMVKDLRVIMVKLADRLHNMRTLGTMSAARRRRIARETLDIYTPIASRLGMNEVRLELEDLGFAALYPMRARVLEQAVKKARGNRKEVVATIELSIQKRLSDAGLPHAEVMGREKHLYSLYQKMRTKRVSFNEVYDVYAFRIITDTVDECYRALGVVHNLYKPVPGRFKDYIAVPKANGYQSLHTVLVGPYGQPLEIQIRTRAMHHLAESGIAAHWLYKSEQGAYSQDRAHEWLQDLLEIQKSAGDSLEFLDNLKIDLFQQEVYVFTPKGKIIKLPRGATLVDFAYAVHTDIGNTCVSARVDRMLAPLQTVLENGWTVEIITAPWARPNPLWLNFVATAKARAAIRSYLRNFKTQEAVALGKRLLEQELNAHGQRIDDIPQERLDALLKRLELPSRDALLEDIGLGNRLPFVVVRQLMQVDADATANPTERSALSPLIIKGTEGMVVSLAKCCRPIPGDPIVGFFNPGKGIVVHLSECKNVEELRKRPRNWLDVQWDKEASGEFPAMIRLELVNQVGTLAKVASTISRLRANIENVQITNQDSQLSVDIITLLVRDRNHLASVVRELRKLSVVLKISRVKSELRKKTETWQSK
- the rpoZ gene encoding DNA-directed RNA polymerase subunit omega yields the protein MARVTVEDCLKNVDNRFQLVLLAAKRARHLARHPEDAKVPWENDKCTVVALREVAAELITRDYLTTAPKEDRFAIERPPLPVRGMSMSDLGDEDFD
- a CDS encoding tetratricopeptide repeat protein, which codes for MAHLILLLLGAALLFAGLLVIPYLQEALLLPLIDGMARLSQKRGWLGKALSLRQKALALREKKYGKSHYRLAKTLTELGDIYSAKHQHQRAAALYQRALAMLEKKFGETHPETLDLLNRMAGTYCALGRYSEARPLYERAVRILETQFGRHHPKLALGLDHLAGVHQAQGQFAEALPLYKRALEITQAALGYGHEQSQALAEHYALCLQTMASATSPLQRSR